Proteins co-encoded in one Candidatus Hydrogenedentota bacterium genomic window:
- a CDS encoding MBL fold metallo-hydrolase produces the protein MPGQFEIVTLVDNTAAVPGLAAEHGLSFHIAANGRRVLFDTGAGGALAGNAAALGIDLDRTDAVVLSHGHYDHSGGAPLLFGRGAPPAFFTHPDSARPRYRRLDAPPHKPIGMPAPAAECLAGMVADITRTTGPELVAEGVWVTGPIPRRTPYEDTGGPFFWDPECTVPDSFPDDQAVWLEAPGGIVVLLGCAHSGVVNTLDYIAELTGARSFQAVIGGMHLANASQERLEATLDTLRRYRPGLVAPCHCTGERATRLMAEAFPGQFRRTGAGSRFAGL, from the coding sequence ATGCCGGGCCAGTTTGAAATAGTCACGCTTGTGGACAACACGGCCGCCGTTCCCGGCCTGGCCGCGGAGCATGGCCTCTCTTTCCACATTGCCGCCAACGGGCGGCGCGTCCTCTTCGACACCGGCGCGGGGGGGGCGCTGGCCGGAAACGCCGCCGCCCTTGGGATTGACCTTGACCGGACAGACGCCGTTGTCCTCAGCCACGGCCACTATGACCACAGCGGCGGCGCGCCCCTGCTCTTTGGGCGGGGCGCGCCGCCCGCCTTTTTCACGCATCCGGACAGCGCGCGGCCGCGTTACCGGCGCCTTGACGCGCCCCCGCACAAGCCCATCGGCATGCCCGCCCCGGCCGCCGAATGCCTTGCCGGAATGGTGGCGGACATCACGCGCACGACAGGTCCCGAACTGGTGGCGGAGGGTGTCTGGGTCACAGGCCCCATTCCCCGCCGGACACCGTATGAGGACACGGGCGGGCCGTTCTTCTGGGACCCCGAATGCACGGTTCCGGACAGCTTTCCGGATGATCAGGCGGTGTGGCTGGAGGCCCCCGGAGGGATTGTGGTCCTGCTGGGCTGCGCCCATTCCGGCGTGGTCAACACATTGGATTACATCGCCGAACTGACCGGGGCGCGCAGCTTTCAGGCGGTCATCGGGGGCATGCACCTCGCAAACGCATCACAGGAAAGGCTGGAGGCCACGCTGGACACGCTGCGCCGGTACCGGCCCGGACTTGTCGCGCCCTGCCACTGCACGGGTGAAAGGGCCACCAGGCTGATGGCGGAGGCCTTTCCCGGTCAGTTTCGGCGGACCGGTGCGGGCAGCCGCTTTGCGGGACTGTGA
- a CDS encoding ferritin, whose amino-acid sequence MGSRGREILGVNVDEVLQMLNRAYADEWLAYYQYWIGAKISKGPMKESVNAELLQHAADELRHAEMVASRIIQLGGTPLTHPKAWLEMSGCGYDEPADPFVGVLLDQNIQGEQCAISVYKAIMDATLTGDPVTHNMALQILQDEVEHEEDLQSLKEDFELLLDRSARR is encoded by the coding sequence ATGGGAAGCAGGGGCCGTGAGATTCTTGGAGTGAACGTGGACGAAGTCCTGCAGATGCTGAACAGGGCCTACGCGGACGAATGGCTCGCCTATTACCAGTACTGGATCGGCGCGAAAATCAGCAAGGGGCCGATGAAGGAGTCGGTCAACGCCGAACTGCTGCAGCACGCCGCCGACGAGCTGCGCCATGCGGAGATGGTGGCGTCGCGCATCATCCAGTTGGGCGGAACCCCCTTGACACACCCGAAGGCGTGGCTCGAAATGAGCGGCTGCGGCTACGACGAGCCGGCCGATCCGTTTGTCGGCGTCCTGCTGGACCAGAACATCCAGGGCGAGCAGTGCGCCATCTCCGTGTACAAGGCCATCATGGACGCCACGCTCACGGGGGACCCGGTCACGCACAACATGGCGCTGCAAATCCTCCAGGACGAGGTCGAGCACGAGGAGGACCTCCAGTCGCTCAAGGAGGATTTCGAGCTGCTTCTGGACCGGAGCGCACGAAGGTAA
- a CDS encoding P-loop NTPase, producing MAQGEISEKAVERFESPRNWGPLEDANGHAAVTGPCGDTVEIWLRVEEGWVRDAGFTTDGCGPSRACGSMATELAVGRTVKTALELEQDDILEELEPFPEDHVHCALLAANVMNAAARDYFERQNTDSCGHCAGEGCAEGDHRPGESAAECRERGELARRMGHIRHKILVLSGKGGVGKSTVAVNLAVSLMLAGNRVGLLDVDIHGPSIPKMLRLEDEQVIKEGDALLPVELGNMKILSLGFFLNGSDDAVIWRGPMKMGVIKQFLKDAEWGELDYLIIDSPPGTGDEPLSVCQLIENADGAVIVTTPQDVSVADVRRSVNFCHALHLPVLGVVENMSGFACPHCGEVTDIFKSGGGERMAGEMGVPFLGRIPLDPRVGEACDAGTPYVHHYAKTETAKAFEHVMEPILALDGAAAPTTEKETGKMRIAIPMADGKLALHFGHCGHFTLVDVDPREKSVLNTELVAAPEHQPGLLPRWLGEKGANVIIAGGMGSRAQALFAEQGIQVVIGAPADTPESLVRAYLDGTLQSGENVCDH from the coding sequence TGGGTTAGGGACGCGGGGTTCACCACGGACGGATGCGGCCCCTCCCGCGCATGCGGCAGCATGGCCACGGAACTGGCCGTGGGCCGGACGGTCAAGACGGCGCTGGAACTAGAACAGGACGACATTTTGGAGGAACTGGAACCGTTCCCCGAAGACCATGTCCACTGCGCCCTGCTGGCGGCGAACGTCATGAACGCCGCCGCGCGGGACTATTTTGAGCGGCAAAACACGGACTCGTGCGGCCATTGCGCGGGGGAGGGATGCGCCGAAGGCGACCACCGTCCCGGTGAAAGCGCCGCGGAGTGCCGGGAGCGCGGGGAACTCGCGCGGCGCATGGGCCATATCCGGCACAAAATTCTCGTGCTGTCCGGCAAGGGCGGCGTGGGCAAGAGCACTGTGGCGGTGAACCTTGCCGTGTCGCTCATGCTGGCGGGCAACCGGGTGGGCCTGCTGGACGTGGACATCCACGGCCCGAGCATCCCGAAAATGCTGCGCCTGGAGGACGAGCAAGTCATCAAGGAGGGCGACGCGCTCCTGCCCGTGGAACTCGGCAACATGAAAATCCTCTCCCTCGGTTTTTTCCTGAACGGGTCGGACGACGCCGTCATCTGGCGCGGCCCGATGAAGATGGGCGTGATCAAGCAGTTTCTCAAGGACGCCGAGTGGGGCGAACTTGACTATCTAATCATTGACTCCCCGCCGGGCACGGGCGACGAGCCGCTGTCCGTGTGCCAACTGATCGAAAACGCGGACGGCGCGGTCATCGTGACCACCCCGCAGGACGTGTCCGTGGCGGATGTCCGCCGCTCCGTAAACTTCTGCCACGCGCTCCACCTGCCCGTGCTGGGCGTGGTGGAGAACATGAGCGGCTTCGCCTGCCCCCACTGCGGCGAGGTCACCGACATCTTCAAGTCCGGCGGCGGGGAGCGCATGGCCGGGGAAATGGGGGTGCCCTTCCTGGGCCGCATCCCGCTGGACCCGCGGGTGGGGGAGGCCTGCGACGCGGGCACGCCCTATGTCCATCATTACGCCAAAACGGAAACAGCAAAGGCTTTCGAGCATGTAATGGAACCCATACTCGCACTTGACGGCGCCGCGGCGCCCACAACAGAAAAGGAGACTGGAAAAATGCGCATCGCCATACCGATGGCCGACGGAAAACTGGCCCTTCATTTTGGGCATTGCGGGCACTTCACCCTGGTGGACGTGGACCCGCGGGAGAAAAGTGTCCTGAACACGGAACTGGTGGCGGCGCCCGAGCACCAGCCCGGACTGCTGCCACGCTGGCTGGGCGAGAAGGGCGCCAATGTGATCATCGCGGGCGGCATGGGCTCGCGGGCGCAGGCGCTCTTCGCGGAGCAGGGCATTCAGGTGGTCATCGGCGCGCCCGCAGACACCCCGGAAAGCCTAGTGCGGGCCTATCTCGACGGCACACTGCAGTCAGGCGAAAACGTCTGCGACCATTGA